The following nucleotide sequence is from Tardiphaga sp. 709.
GGCCGACGGCGGCGGAAATCCGCGCTGCCACTTCGGTACCCAGGTCGGCGCGCAGCAGCACATCCTCGATATCCTCGAGCATGGCGCGGTCGAGCTTGCGCTTGGTCACGAGGTCGGCGACCGCGGTGCCAAGGGCGCTCGAGGTGCGCTTCAGCCCGCCGGAGAGCCGTCGCCACCAGCTCAGTTTTGGCGTTTCGGGAGTGTCGCTCATGTCGGGGGTGTGTTAGCCGTTTCGCGCCATGATTCAAAGTATGACCAGTGAAAGTGACGAAGACGTAAGCCTGGAGGCCGAGCCCCGGCTGGAACCCCGCACCGATGCGGTGGAGCTGACCGAGGCCGAGATTCTGGCGCGGGTGCTGCACCGTGACGGGTTGATGCTGGTGATCGACAAGCCGGCCGGCCTGCCGGTGCATCGCGGCCCCAAGGGCGGCGCCAATCTGGAAACCTCGTTCGAATTCTTGCGCTATGGCCTGCCGCGCGCACCCGTTCTGGCGCATCGGCTGGACCGCGACACGTCGGGCTGCCTGGTGCTGGGGCGGCATCGCAAGGCGACCGCGTCGCTCGGTCTGCTGTTCAAGCACGGCCGTATCCGAAAGACCTATTGGGCGGTCGTCGAGGGCGGGCCTGCCGAAGATTCCGGCGTGATCGACATGCCGCTCGGGCGGCTCAATGCCGATCGGGGCTGGTGGATGAAGCCGGATCCCGAGGGACTCAAGGCCGTTTCGAATTTCACCGTGCTCGGCCGCGGCGGCGGCATGAGCTGGCTGGCGCTGGAGCCGGTGACGGGGCGCACGCATCAGCTCCGTGTGCATTGTGCATCATCGGGATTTCCGATTGTCGGCGATAATATCTATGGCAACGGGCCCAGATTCGGCGAGCCGACGCTGCATCTGCATGCCCGCGAGATCGTGATTCCGATCTCGCGTAACAAGGACCCGATCCGTGTCGTCGCGCCGGCCCCGCCGCATCTGCATGAGCGGCTCAAAGCGTGCGGCTGGAACGGGGAGTAGGGCTTACGCGACCGAAGCGAACAGCTTCGGATCGAACGTGCCTTCATATTCAAACGCGGCCGGCCCCGTCATCAGCACGTGGTCGTCGCTCTCGCGCCATTCGATGGTGAGTTCACCGCCGGGCAGCGTCATATGCACAGTTCGATTGGTCCGGCGCAGGCGAGCGGCGGCAACAGCGGTTGCGCAAGCTGCGGAGCCACAAGCCTTGGTCAGGCCGGCGCCGCGCTCCCAGGTACGCATCACGATGTGATCGCGATCGACGATATGGGCCAGCGTGATATTGGCGCGGTCCGGGAAGATCGGGTGGTTTTCCAGCAGCGGGCCGAACTTTTCGAGATCATAGGCCTGGATGTCGTCCACCCAGAAGATCGCATGAGGGTTGCCCATCGAGACGACTGACGGGGTGTGCAGGATCGGCGCGTCGATCGGGCCGATCTGCAACTCGATGCCGCGGGTGTCACGGAATTCCTCGGCCAGCGGAATGTCCTGCCAGCCGAACTTCGGTGTGCCCATGTCCACCGTGTAAAGGTCCGGCGCGGGGCCTTGCCAGCAATTGATCAGGCCAGCCCTGGTCTCGAATGTGAGCGCCGTCTTGTCGCCGCCGGCAAAAGTCTGGCGCGCCACGCAACGCATGCCATTGCCGCAGGCGCCGGCTTCGGAGCCGTCATTGTTGTAGATTGAGACGAAGGCGTCGGTGCCGGCCAGCCGGGGCTTCTGCAGCACCATCAACTGGTCATAGGGTACGCCTTCGGGGGTGGCCACGGCGCGGGCGTCGGCAGGCGTAATACCGGATGCCGTATCGCGCAGGTCGATCACGACGATCTCGTTGCCGATGCCGTTCATCTTGGCGAAGGAATGGTTGGCCAGTGCGCTCATGCTCGGTCCCGTTGATCTCAGCCTTATATGGCGAGGCCGGGCGGATTGGCCAGTACGGCGATTCTGTGTCGGCTGTTTTGAATGGCCCTGCGCAATTTGGGGAGGGGACGAAAGCCGCGGCTGCGTGTTACCATGGTGCCGTATCGCGCATGTTGCCGGACACTGCGCTGCAGGATGTCACTGGAGACCCTTCGAATGACCCGTTCTCGCCTGTCCCGCCTCGCCACTGCGGCGCTGATCCCGGCAGCCGCGCTGACGCTGAACGCCGCGGCCTGGGCGCAATCTCCACCCGCCACGCCGCCAGCGGCAAGCACCCCGGCGACCCCGCCCGCGCCCGCACCGGCCACACCAGCTCCGGCGGCAACGGCTCCCGCCACTCCCGCTCCCGCCGCACCGGAGACGCCGGCCCCCGTCGCGCCGGCAACGCCGCCCGCCGCGGCGCAGGCTCCCGCAACGCCAGCCGCGCCTCAGGTCCAGGTTGCCGATCCGTTCGGCGAGGAAATCACGCTATCGCCGAAGCAGATGGTGACCTTCGTCGGCAAGGCGAATTGGGATTCGGCCTTCGATACGCTGATGGATGCGTTCAAGCAGATCACCACCGTGCTCGACAAACAGGGCGTCAAGTCATCCGGCAACCCGATGATCGTCTATACGACCACCGACGACACCGGCTTCACCTTCCTCGCGGAAATCCCGGTCGATCAGGAGGTGAAGAACCTGCCGAAGGCGATGAAGATGGGTCTGTCACCGGATGGCAAGGCACTGAAGTTCGTCCATCGCGGCTCCTACGACAATATGGACAACACCTATGAGGCGATCACCAATCACCTCGACGACAAAAAGCTAGAGGCGAAAGACACCTTCATCGAGGAATACATGACCGATCCCTTGAAGACGGCGGAAGACAAGCTCGTCATCAATGTCTATGTGCCGCTGAAGTAATAGAAGCGAAGGCCAGCGATAAAGAATCTCTGGTCATAAAGAAGCCTTGGACGGTCGCGACAGATCGGGCATGAAAAATCATCTGACTCTGGCCGTTTTCGGCATTGCGCTCATCGCCACTCCTGCGCTCGCGCAGGTCAATCCACCGCCGGTGATTTCCGTCTCCGGCGAAGGCACCGTCTCGGTGCCGCCGGATCTCGCTGTCGTCGATGGCGGCGTGACGACCGACGCCAAGACCGCGCGCGAGGCTGCTGAGGCCAACAATGCCGCGATGGCCAAAGTGCTGGCGGCTCTGAAGAGCGCTGGCATTGCCGAGAAAGACATGCAGACATCGCGGCTGTCGCTGTTTCCGCAATATGCGCAGCAGACCCGTCCCAATCCCAATCCTGGCCCCAATGTCATCTCGGGCTATCGCGCCAGCAACCGCGTCACCATCCGGGTGCGCGACGTGACCAAGGTGGCCGGCACCATCGACGCGCTGGTGGCTTCGGGTGCCAATGAGGTCGGCGGCATCAATTTCATGGTGACGAAGGCGTCGCAACTGCTCGACGATGCGCGCAGCGACGCGATCGCGGATGCGCGGCGCAAGGCGGAGATTTACGCCAAGGCTGCCGGCGTCAAGCTCGGCGCGCCGATCAGTATCTCCGAGGACTCCGGCAGCGCTCCGGCGCCGATGATGTTGCGCAAGATGGGCGCCGACGTGGCATCGGCTCCGGTGGCGCAAGGCGAGGAAGTGCTGCGCGTGAATGTCAGTGTGAGCTGGGAAATCAAGCCGGCGCAGTGACGGCAAAGCTCAGTTGTCGTCCCCGCGAAGGCGGGGACCCATACACACTGTAGGTGTAGTTTAAGCTCGACAGTCGTGGCTCTGCTGTTTCAAATTCTTCGACCGTGGTTATGGGTCCCCGCCTTCGCGGGGACGACAGCTAGATCTCCACTACCTGCCCCGGCTTCAGCGCCATAAACTTCTCGCTGGGCAATTCCGCCGCGCTGCATGCGGCGGCCAATCCCTTCACCGGCCCGTCGATCGCCTCATCGGTGAGCTGGAATGTGCTGTGATGGCTGGCCAGCGCCTGCTGTGCGCCGCAGTCACCAAACGCCTTCACGGCGTCTTCCGGATTCATGTGCTGGTCCTTCATGAACCAGCGCGGCTCATAGGCGCCGATCGGCAGGATCGCGAGCCTGATAGCACCATGGGTCTCGCGCACGCGGCGGAAGTGCAGGCCGTCGCCATAGCCGCTGTCGCCGACGATGTAGATCTTGCCGGCTGGTGTCTCCAGCACGAAGCTCGCCCACAGCGATTTGTTACGATCAAACAGGCCGCGCGCGGTCCAGTGGCGCGTCGGCACCAGCGTGACGGCGAGGCCGTTGCCGAGCTCGACGCGATCTGTCCAGTCATAGGCCTCGGCTTTGATCGCGCTGTCGGCGCTCTTCATGGTGATGTCATTGCCAAGCGGCGTGATCACCCGCGGTGCAAATTTGGCTGATAGCTTCGACAGGGTCGGAAGATCGAGATGGTCGTAATGACCGTGCGAGACCAGCACAACATCGATCTTGGGCAGTTTGTCGAAGGCGATGCCCGGCGCGTTGTGACGCTTCGGCCCGGCAAATGACAATGGCGATACGCGATCGGACCACACCGGATCGAACAGGATGTTGATCCCGGCGGTCTGGATCAGCCAGCTGGCGTGACCGACGTAACAAAAGCGAACGCCCGTACCCTCGACCCTGGCCGGCGGCGTATCGGCAAACTCGTTCTCGACCCAGTCCGGCCAGACCTCGCGCGTACGGCCGCCGCCGAATTGCCAGCGCAGCACTTCGCCGAGCGACCTCGGCGGCGCGCCATCGGGATCGAAGAAGATCTTGCCGTCGAAGTGATCGGAGACGGGGCCGTCATAATTGGTCATGCGGGAAGCCCAGATGGCCGACAGCCCCGCCGCTGCGGCGAGGCCGCCGATGGATGCGAGAAGCTCGCGGCGGGTGATGGTCATGAATGTCAAAAGCCGAAAAGGGGAACCTGAGGTGAGCGATCACTCACATCTAGGGCAGCTCACCCAGAAATCCAATTGCCTATTGTCAATTTAATCGCCTGCTGCAGAGAATATCCTTTATCTTGAATGGGTTGCCGTTTCGGGCGACGGCGCGGCGGCCATATTTCCTTGACTCGCCGGGCCCCGGCGCTGTAAGTCCCCACCAATTCTCGAAAAGTTCTCTTTTCGACCCGCCGACCGGTCCTGGAGACCGGAGGTCAACGCCCGACAGCGCGATGCGCCCTCGGGCGCAAAAGTGTTTGGTTATTTGCCATCATGGGGATGGCACGAGCGGAAGCGACGATCGATGTTCGACAGTCTGTCGGAACGGCTTGGCGGAATTCTCGATCGGCTCACCGGGCGCGGTGCGCTGTCGGAGGCTGATGTCGATGCCGCCATGCGCGAAGTCCGCCGGGCGCTGCTTGAGGCCGACGTCTCGCTCGACGTGGTCCGCTCCTTCATCGATCGCGTGCGTGAGCAGGCCATTGGCGCCACCGTCGTCAAGTCGGTCACGCCCGGCCAGATGGTCGTCAAGATCGTCCATGACGAACTGGTCGCGACCCTCGGCGCAGATGGCGAAGGCGGCATCGATCTTCAGGCTGTGCCGCCCGTCGCCATTATGATGGTCGGTCTGCAGGGCTCCGGTAAGACCACCACGACCGCGAAGCTTGCGCGCCGTCTCACTCAGCGCGACAAGCGCAAGGTGCTGATGGCGTCGCTCGACGTCTATCGTCCGGCTGCCATGGAGCAGCTCGCGGTGCTCGGCCGTGATCTCGACATTCAGACGCTGCCGATCGTCGAAGGCCAGAAGCCGGCTGAGATCGCCAAGCGCGCGCTGTCCGCTGCCAAGCTCGGCGGCTATGACGTGGTTCTGCTCGACACCGCCGGTCGCACGACGCTCGACGAAGAAATGATGTCGGAAGCGATCGAGATCAAGGCGATCGCCAATCCGCATGAAGTGCTGCTGGTCGCGGATGCGCTGACCGGTCAGGACGCCGTCAATCTCGCGCGCTCCTTCAACGAGCGCGTCGGCCTCACCGGCATCGCGCTAACCCGCGTCGACGGCGATGGCCGCGGCGGTGCTGCACTGTCGATGCGCGCCGTGACCGGCAAGCCGATCAAGCTGATCGGTACCGGCGAAAAGACCGATGCGCTGGAAGACTTTCATCCGAGCCGTATCGCCGGCCGCATCCTCGGCATGGGCGACGTGGTGTCGCTGGTCGAGCGCGCTGCTGCAAATATCGATGCGGAAAAAGCCGCCCGTACTGCCGAGCGCATGCGCAAGGGCCAGTTCGATCTCACCGACATGCGTGAGCAGCTGATCCAGATGACCAATATGGGCGGTCTATCCGGCCTGATGGGCATGATGCCCGGCATCGCTAAGATGAAGAACCAGATCGCCTCCGCCGGTCTCGATGACCGCGTGGTGAAGCGCCAGATCGCAGTCATCGATCTCGATGACGCGTCAGGAGCGCAAGAATCCCGACATCCTCAAGGCCAGTCGCAAGAAGCGTATCGCTGCCGGCGCCGGCCTCAAGGTCGAGGAAGTCAACAAGGTGCTGAAGAT
It contains:
- a CDS encoding RNA pseudouridine synthase — its product is MLVIDKPAGLPVHRGPKGGANLETSFEFLRYGLPRAPVLAHRLDRDTSGCLVLGRHRKATASLGLLFKHGRIRKTYWAVVEGGPAEDSGVIDMPLGRLNADRGWWMKPDPEGLKAVSNFTVLGRGGGMSWLALEPVTGRTHQLRVHCASSGFPIVGDNIYGNGPRFGEPTLHLHAREIVIPISRNKDPIRVVAPAPPHLHERLKACGWNGE
- the dapF gene encoding diaminopimelate epimerase, whose protein sequence is MSALANHSFAKMNGIGNEIVVIDLRDTASGITPADARAVATPEGVPYDQLMVLQKPRLAGTDAFVSIYNNDGSEAGACGNGMRCVARQTFAGGDKTALTFETRAGLINCWQGPAPDLYTVDMGTPKFGWQDIPLAEEFRDTRGIELQIGPIDAPILHTPSVVSMGNPHAIFWVDDIQAYDLEKFGPLLENHPIFPDRANITLAHIVDRDHIVMRTWERGAGLTKACGSAACATAVAAARLRRTNRTVHMTLPGGELTIEWRESDDHVLMTGPAAFEYEGTFDPKLFASVA
- a CDS encoding GyrI-like domain-containing protein, translating into MTRSRLSRLATAALIPAAALTLNAAAWAQSPPATPPAASTPATPPAPAPATPAPAATAPATPAPAAPETPAPVAPATPPAAAQAPATPAAPQVQVADPFGEEITLSPKQMVTFVGKANWDSAFDTLMDAFKQITTVLDKQGVKSSGNPMIVYTTTDDTGFTFLAEIPVDQEVKNLPKAMKMGLSPDGKALKFVHRGSYDNMDNTYEAITNHLDDKKLEAKDTFIEEYMTDPLKTAEDKLVINVYVPLK
- a CDS encoding SIMPL domain-containing protein — its product is MKNHLTLAVFGIALIATPALAQVNPPPVISVSGEGTVSVPPDLAVVDGGVTTDAKTAREAAEANNAAMAKVLAALKSAGIAEKDMQTSRLSLFPQYAQQTRPNPNPGPNVISGYRASNRVTIRVRDVTKVAGTIDALVASGANEVGGINFMVTKASQLLDDARSDAIADARRKAEIYAKAAGVKLGAPISISEDSGSAPAPMMLRKMGADVASAPVAQGEEVLRVNVSVSWEIKPAQ
- a CDS encoding MBL fold metallo-hydrolase produces the protein MTITRRELLASIGGLAAAAGLSAIWASRMTNYDGPVSDHFDGKIFFDPDGAPPRSLGEVLRWQFGGGRTREVWPDWVENEFADTPPARVEGTGVRFCYVGHASWLIQTAGINILFDPVWSDRVSPLSFAGPKRHNAPGIAFDKLPKIDVVLVSHGHYDHLDLPTLSKLSAKFAPRVITPLGNDITMKSADSAIKAEAYDWTDRVELGNGLAVTLVPTRHWTARGLFDRNKSLWASFVLETPAGKIYIVGDSGYGDGLHFRRVRETHGAIRLAILPIGAYEPRWFMKDQHMNPEDAVKAFGDCGAQQALASHHSTFQLTDEAIDGPVKGLAAACSAAELPSEKFMALKPGQVVEI